The Myxococcota bacterium genome has a segment encoding these proteins:
- the arc gene encoding proteasome ATPase, with amino-acid sequence MSRDNESGSGRGGNVFRDVIRRISPSAPRPGDPEIEPESPSAAPTDDVEQLQDAIRFFGSDSTEFRHRLDRLLADFETLRRRYDTVRERHEHAERQNEKLVAMLQEAKQQIELLKEEVDKLCAPPNTYGVFTRANKDGTAEILSEGRAMRVNVHPNIDPFVLEEGQLVVLNEAFNVIEPAGYTQRGEICAVVDVVSENRVVVLGHTDDERVVTLAEPLRRERIKVGDNLLVDPRTQYAFERMPKSAVEEVVLEEVPNVTYEQIGGLGEQIQILRDSVELPYLYSEVFAEHELKPPKGILLYGPPGCGKTLIAKAVANALSKRIEEKTGKATPAYFLNVKGPELLNKYVGETEHKIREVFKKAREKASEDVPVVIFFDEMDSLFRMRGSGISSDMEATVVAQFLSEIDGVEALENVIVVGASNRQDLIDPAVLRPGRLDLKVKVHRPDAKAAGEIFSKYLTANLPLHTNVIEKYGSAEKACEAIIADVIENMYSTGDENKFLEVTYAKGEREIFYFKDFASGAMIENIVARAKRKAVKRQIDTQERGIRAEDLIESVREEFKENEDLPNTTNPDDWARISGRKGERIINVRTLMTGISRREQTIEDVPGQGQYL; translated from the coding sequence ATGAGCAGGGACAACGAGTCGGGTTCGGGCCGCGGTGGAAACGTGTTCCGGGACGTGATCCGACGGATCTCGCCGTCGGCCCCGCGTCCCGGCGATCCCGAGATCGAACCCGAATCCCCGAGCGCAGCGCCGACCGACGACGTCGAGCAGCTCCAGGACGCGATCCGCTTCTTCGGCAGCGATTCGACCGAGTTCCGCCACCGCCTCGATCGACTCCTCGCCGACTTCGAGACCCTCCGCCGCCGCTACGACACGGTGCGCGAGCGGCACGAGCACGCCGAGCGGCAGAACGAGAAGCTCGTCGCGATGCTGCAGGAGGCGAAGCAGCAGATCGAGCTCCTCAAGGAGGAGGTCGACAAGCTCTGCGCGCCGCCGAACACGTACGGCGTCTTCACGCGCGCGAACAAGGACGGCACGGCGGAGATCCTCTCGGAGGGCCGCGCGATGCGCGTCAACGTGCACCCGAACATCGACCCGTTCGTCCTCGAGGAAGGGCAGCTCGTCGTCCTGAACGAGGCGTTCAACGTCATCGAGCCCGCCGGCTACACGCAGCGCGGCGAGATCTGTGCGGTCGTCGACGTCGTGTCGGAGAACCGCGTCGTCGTGCTGGGGCACACGGACGACGAGCGCGTCGTGACGCTGGCGGAGCCGCTCCGGCGCGAGCGCATCAAGGTCGGCGACAACCTGCTCGTCGACCCCCGCACCCAGTACGCGTTCGAGCGGATGCCGAAGTCCGCGGTCGAGGAGGTCGTGCTCGAGGAGGTCCCGAATGTGACCTACGAGCAGATCGGCGGCCTCGGCGAGCAGATCCAGATCCTGCGCGACTCGGTCGAGCTGCCGTACCTGTACTCGGAGGTCTTCGCCGAGCACGAGCTCAAGCCGCCGAAGGGCATCCTGCTCTACGGCCCGCCCGGCTGCGGCAAGACGCTCATCGCCAAGGCCGTCGCGAACGCGCTCAGCAAGCGGATCGAGGAGAAGACGGGCAAGGCGACGCCCGCCTACTTCCTCAACGTGAAGGGGCCGGAGCTCCTGAACAAGTACGTCGGAGAGACGGAGCACAAGATCCGCGAGGTCTTCAAGAAGGCGCGCGAGAAGGCGAGCGAGGACGTCCCCGTCGTGATCTTCTTCGACGAGATGGATTCGCTCTTCCGCATGCGCGGCTCGGGCATCAGCTCGGACATGGAGGCCACGGTCGTCGCGCAGTTCCTGTCGGAGATCGACGGCGTCGAGGCCCTCGAGAACGTGATCGTGGTCGGTGCGTCGAACCGCCAGGATCTCATCGACCCCGCCGTGCTGCGGCCGGGCCGCCTCGACCTCAAGGTGAAGGTGCACCGCCCGGACGCGAAGGCGGCGGGCGAGATCTTCTCGAAGTACCTGACCGCGAACCTGCCCCTCCATACGAACGTGATCGAGAAGTACGGCAGCGCCGAGAAGGCGTGCGAGGCGATCATCGCCGACGTGATCGAGAACATGTACTCGACCGGAGACGAGAACAAGTTCCTCGAGGTCACCTACGCGAAGGGCGAACGCGAGATCTTCTACTTCAAGGACTTCGCGAGCGGCGCGATGATCGAGAACATCGTCGCGCGCGCGAAGCGCAAGGCCGTGAAGCGCCAGATCGACACGCAGGAGCGCGGGATCCGCGCCGAGGACCTGATCGAGTCCGTCCGCGAGGAGTTCAAGGAGAACGAGGATCTCCCGAACACCACGAACCCCGACGACTGGGCGCGGATCTCCGGTCGCAAGGGCGAGCGCATCATCAACGTGCGCACGCTGATGACGGGCATCAGCCGACGCGAGCAGACGATCGAGGACGTCCCCGGACAGGGGCAGTACCTCTAG
- the dop gene encoding depupylase/deamidase Dop, which translates to MAIPKVMGTEIEYGIIVKNDPDFDPISSCVLLVNAYREDPAGEILWDYDQENPLADARGFQVDGEKYTPNQQENIARNKTLINGARYYVDHAHPEYSCPEVTNARDLVVHEKAGERIVEISRREATSMLPAGATMLLHKNNSDRKGNSYGSHENYLMDRRTSFKQIVEHLMPFFVTRQVFTGAGKVGSENRGQPCDYQLSQRADFFETEVALDTMVKRPIINTRDEPHADREKYRRLHVIVGDSNMSEYTIYLRNGVTALILSMIEDGALTKSLALRDPVRAIKEISHDATCRLAVPLESGRRLTAVQIQAEYVEMALAYAATHDVDEVTQDVLEKWQRVVDALARDPMELSSQIDWVVKKQLIESYMSRKGYDWEDPQVRMLDLQYHDTRPDKGLYAMLERQGRVERICTDEEITEAIRKPPEDTRAYFRGECLRRYPGEVFGVNWDSISFGVDDEPIKRVMMAEPLKGTRRLVEDLLDGSANAGELVRNLRA; encoded by the coding sequence ATGGCCATTCCGAAGGTGATGGGAACGGAGATCGAGTACGGGATCATCGTCAAGAACGATCCCGACTTCGACCCCATCTCGAGCTGCGTCCTGCTCGTGAACGCGTACCGCGAGGACCCGGCCGGCGAGATCCTGTGGGACTACGACCAGGAGAACCCGCTCGCCGACGCGCGCGGTTTCCAGGTCGACGGCGAGAAGTACACGCCCAACCAGCAGGAGAACATCGCGCGCAACAAGACGCTGATCAACGGCGCGCGCTACTACGTCGACCACGCGCATCCCGAGTACTCGTGCCCCGAGGTGACCAACGCCCGCGACCTCGTCGTCCACGAGAAGGCGGGCGAGCGCATCGTCGAGATCTCGCGCCGCGAGGCGACCTCGATGCTTCCGGCCGGCGCGACGATGCTCCTCCACAAGAACAACAGCGATCGCAAGGGCAACTCGTACGGTTCGCACGAGAACTACCTGATGGACCGTCGCACGTCCTTCAAGCAGATCGTCGAGCACCTGATGCCGTTCTTCGTGACGCGTCAGGTCTTCACGGGCGCCGGCAAGGTGGGCAGCGAGAACCGCGGGCAGCCGTGCGACTACCAGCTCAGTCAGCGCGCGGACTTCTTCGAGACCGAGGTCGCGCTCGACACGATGGTGAAGCGACCCATCATCAACACGCGCGACGAGCCCCACGCCGACCGCGAGAAGTACCGGCGGCTGCACGTGATCGTGGGCGACTCGAACATGAGCGAGTACACGATCTACCTGCGCAACGGCGTCACGGCGCTGATCCTGTCGATGATCGAGGACGGTGCGCTCACGAAGAGCCTCGCGCTGCGCGACCCCGTTCGTGCCATCAAGGAGATCTCGCACGACGCGACCTGCCGGCTCGCGGTTCCGCTCGAGAGCGGACGAAGGCTGACCGCCGTGCAGATCCAGGCCGAGTACGTCGAGATGGCGCTCGCCTACGCGGCGACCCACGACGTCGACGAGGTCACGCAGGACGTGCTCGAGAAGTGGCAGCGCGTCGTCGACGCACTGGCCCGCGACCCGATGGAGCTCTCCTCGCAGATCGACTGGGTCGTCAAGAAGCAGCTGATCGAGAGCTACATGTCGCGCAAGGGCTACGACTGGGAGGATCCCCAGGTGCGCATGCTCGACCTCCAGTATCACGACACCCGTCCGGACAAGGGGCTGTACGCGATGCTCGAGCGACAGGGGCGCGTCGAGCGCATCTGCACCGACGAGGAGATCACCGAAGCGATCCGGAAGCCGCCCGAGGACACCCGCGCCTACTTCCGCGGCGAGTGCCTGCGCCGCTACCCGGGCGAGGTCTTCGGCGTGAACTGGGACTCGATCTCGTTCGGCGTCGACGACGAGCCGATCAAGCGCGTCATGATGGCCGAGCCGCTCAAGGGAACGCGGCGGCTCGTGGAGGATCTTCTCGACGGCTCGGCCAACGCGGGCGAGCTCGTCCGGAACCTGCGGGCCTGA
- a CDS encoding ubiquitin-like protein Pup, giving the protein MYGAADSTQKQKSGGGGEGSSDAKSGEGAKKLAKKGEELKEEMDELLDEIDNVLEENAEEFVKNYVQRGGQ; this is encoded by the coding sequence ATCTACGGCGCGGCCGACTCGACGCAGAAGCAGAAGTCCGGTGGGGGTGGTGAGGGTTCGTCCGACGCCAAGAGCGGGGAAGGCGCGAAGAAGCTCGCCAAGAAGGGCGAAGAGCTCAAGGAAGAGATGGACGAGCTCCTCGACGAGATCGACAACGTGCTCGAGGAGAACGCGGAGGAGTTCGTGAAGAACTACGTCCAGCGCGGCGGCCAGTAG
- the prcB gene encoding proteasome subunit beta gives MLFKGNYQGSSFAELLQIDHPQLLPRFSAPGEGRIEVPHGTTVLAFKFADGVLVAGDRLATEGHRVASRDVQKVFETDQHSLVAISGAAGPCIEMARLLGVELEHYEKIEGEALELDGKANRLSTMIRQNLPAAMQGLVVVPLFAGYDVRRRTGRLWKFDITGGRYEEMDFEATGSGGLFARDSLKHNWTPSLGRDDAVRVAVTALSDAADEDRATGGIDLQRGIYSIVKIATRAGIETVPEAELDRVFRELLAARSGGAR, from the coding sequence GTGCTCTTCAAGGGCAACTATCAGGGCTCGAGCTTCGCGGAGCTCCTGCAGATCGACCATCCGCAGCTGCTGCCGAGGTTCTCCGCGCCGGGCGAGGGCCGGATCGAAGTGCCGCACGGCACGACGGTGCTGGCGTTCAAGTTCGCCGACGGCGTGCTCGTGGCCGGCGACCGGCTCGCGACCGAGGGGCACCGCGTCGCGTCGCGCGACGTGCAGAAGGTCTTCGAGACCGACCAGCACTCGCTCGTCGCGATTTCGGGCGCTGCGGGGCCGTGCATCGAGATGGCGCGCCTGCTCGGCGTCGAGCTCGAGCACTACGAGAAGATCGAGGGCGAGGCGCTCGAGCTCGACGGCAAGGCGAACCGCCTCTCGACCATGATCCGGCAGAACCTGCCCGCGGCCATGCAGGGGCTCGTCGTCGTGCCGCTCTTCGCGGGCTACGACGTGCGGCGGCGCACGGGACGTCTGTGGAAGTTCGACATCACGGGAGGCCGCTACGAGGAGATGGACTTCGAGGCCACGGGGTCCGGCGGTCTCTTCGCGCGCGACTCACTCAAGCACAACTGGACACCGTCGCTCGGGCGCGACGACGCGGTCCGCGTCGCGGTGACAGCGCTCTCGGACGCCGCCGACGAGGATCGCGCCACGGGCGGCATCGACCTCCAGCGCGGGATCTACTCGATCGTCAAGATCGCAACCCGGGCGGGGATCGAGACCGTTCCCGAGGCCGAGCTCGACCGCGTGTTCCGCGAGCTCCTCGCGGCGCGGTCCGGAGGTGCGCGCTGA
- the prcA gene encoding proteasome subunit alpha — MSMPFYVSPEQVMADKAEYARKGIARGKSIVAVEYDGGLLLIAENATGLNKIGEIYDRIAFAGVGKFSEFDQLRKVGVRFADTKGYAYSRDDVRGRGLANAYSQVMGEAFTRDLKPLEVEIIIAEVGDPRLAGHEESSIYKVMYDGFISDHTGWCVIGGNVEDVESVLRTDYRPGLSLGGAVQLGRKSLERGSAGTAGLSESKLEVCVLDTGLPNRKFRRLSTDEVRGMLEA; from the coding sequence ATGTCGATGCCGTTCTACGTCTCTCCCGAGCAGGTCATGGCCGACAAGGCCGAGTACGCTCGCAAGGGAATCGCGCGCGGCAAGTCCATCGTGGCGGTCGAGTACGACGGCGGCCTGCTCCTGATCGCCGAGAACGCGACGGGGCTCAACAAGATCGGCGAGATCTACGACCGCATCGCTTTCGCCGGCGTCGGCAAGTTCAGCGAATTCGATCAGCTCCGGAAGGTCGGCGTCCGCTTCGCGGATACGAAGGGCTACGCCTACTCGCGCGACGACGTGCGCGGGCGCGGGCTCGCGAATGCCTACTCGCAGGTGATGGGCGAAGCCTTCACGCGCGACCTCAAGCCGCTCGAGGTCGAGATCATCATCGCGGAGGTCGGGGACCCTCGCCTCGCGGGTCACGAGGAGAGCTCGATCTACAAGGTGATGTACGACGGCTTCATCAGTGACCACACGGGGTGGTGCGTCATCGGAGGCAACGTCGAGGACGTCGAGAGCGTGCTCCGGACCGACTACCGGCCCGGGCTCTCCCTTGGGGGCGCCGTGCAGCTCGGTCGCAAGTCGCTCGAACGCGGGTCGGCCGGAACCGCTGGGCTGTCGGAGTCGAAGCTCGAGGTCTGCGTGTTGGACACGGGGCTGCCGAACCGCAAGTTCCGTCGCCTGTCCACCGATGAAGTCCGAGGTATGTTGGAAGCCTAG
- a CDS encoding proteasome accessory factor PafA2 family protein yields the protein MQKRIYGLETEYGIIFTPEGRKTLPVEKAIRFLFEKLITTEHFLNVFLENGARFYQDTGCHPEYATPECISPRQLIIYDKAGERILEDLQAYADEKIREERIPGKLSIFKNNTDFVGNSYGCHENYLVDRDVDFYYLAEQLIPFLVTRQIYTGAGKVFQTQDGVHYCVSQRAQHIYQKISGTTTNDRSIINTRDEPHADRERYRRLHVIVGDSNMSEYTNFLKVGACSVVLQMIEDNYINKDFTLRNPVKAIKDITYDVTCKRRLRLDNGREYSPIEIQREYCELAQKYVEQYPTSDEHKLAVAMWQETLDGLDSDPDKLDRKIDWVIKRKLIQNWIDKHGASWSDPRVFMLDLQYHDIRLNRGLYYLLERRGAVDRCFSDDEIIKAKTEPPPDTRAKMRGEFIKLARQNSIQYDLDWSNIRLGNLLNVRVICNNPFETDTEKVAELVRTIQKTNLRKTSLSKLVIQS from the coding sequence GTGCAGAAACGGATCTACGGCCTCGAGACCGAGTACGGAATCATCTTCACGCCGGAAGGGCGCAAGACGCTCCCCGTCGAGAAGGCGATCCGGTTCCTGTTCGAGAAGCTGATCACCACCGAGCACTTCCTCAACGTCTTCCTCGAGAACGGCGCGCGCTTCTACCAGGACACGGGTTGCCACCCCGAGTACGCCACGCCCGAGTGCATCTCGCCGCGCCAGCTCATCATCTACGACAAGGCCGGCGAGCGGATCCTCGAGGATCTCCAGGCCTACGCCGACGAGAAGATCCGCGAGGAGCGCATCCCCGGGAAGCTCTCGATCTTCAAGAACAACACGGACTTCGTCGGGAACAGCTACGGCTGCCACGAGAACTACCTCGTCGACCGCGACGTCGACTTCTACTACCTCGCCGAGCAGCTGATTCCGTTCCTCGTCACGCGGCAGATCTACACCGGCGCCGGCAAGGTCTTCCAGACGCAGGACGGCGTGCACTACTGCGTGAGCCAGCGCGCGCAGCACATCTACCAGAAGATCTCGGGCACCACGACGAACGATCGCTCGATCATCAACACGCGCGACGAGCCCCACGCGGACCGCGAGCGCTACCGCCGCCTGCACGTGATCGTCGGCGACAGCAACATGAGCGAGTACACGAACTTCCTGAAGGTGGGAGCGTGCTCGGTCGTGCTGCAGATGATCGAGGACAACTACATCAACAAGGACTTCACCCTCCGCAACCCGGTGAAGGCCATCAAGGACATCACGTACGACGTCACGTGCAAGCGTCGCCTGCGGCTCGACAACGGCCGCGAATACTCGCCGATCGAGATCCAGCGCGAGTACTGCGAGCTCGCGCAGAAGTACGTCGAGCAGTATCCGACCAGCGACGAGCACAAGCTCGCAGTCGCGATGTGGCAGGAGACGCTCGACGGGCTCGACAGCGATCCCGACAAGCTCGACCGCAAGATCGACTGGGTGATCAAGCGCAAGCTGATCCAGAACTGGATCGACAAGCACGGCGCGTCGTGGAGCGACCCGCGCGTGTTCATGCTCGACCTGCAGTACCACGACATCCGGCTCAACCGCGGGCTCTACTATCTCCTCGAGCGCCGCGGCGCGGTCGATCGCTGCTTCAGCGACGACGAGATCATCAAGGCGAAGACCGAGCCGCCGCCGGACACGCGCGCGAAGATGCGCGGCGAGTTCATCAAGCTCGCGCGCCAGAACTCGATCCAGTACGACCTCGACTGGTCGAACATCCGGCTCGGCAACCTCCTGAACGTCCGCGTGATCTGCAACAACCCGTTCGAGACGGATACCGAGAAGGTCGCCGAGCTCGTGCGCACGATCCAGAAGACGAACCTGCGCAAGACGTCGCTCAGCAAGCTCGTCATCCAGTCGTAG
- a CDS encoding rod shape-determining protein, translating to MLLDAIAGWFSHDLAIDLGTANTLVYGKGQGLICSEPSVVAVTEDRNGRGQKVLAVGHAAKEMLGRTPGSIQAIRPIKDGVIADFEITEAMLRYFIQRAHNRAKLVRPRIVICVPPCITSVEKRAVRESALSAGAREVFLIEEPMAAAIGAGLDVTAPTGNMVVDIGGGTTDVAVISLSGIVTSRSIRTGGDKMDEAIINYVKRKYNMLIGERTAEEVKMTIGTAAAHTKTATMELKGRDLVAGIPKVVVTTSDEIREALVEPIHAIVETVHLTLERTPPELAADIVDRGIMLVGGGSLLRDLDHVLRQETKLPILRSEDPYTAVVHGAGQALDDLTLLREVAIQ from the coding sequence ATGCTGCTCGACGCCATCGCCGGCTGGTTCTCGCACGACCTGGCCATCGACCTCGGTACCGCGAACACGCTCGTGTACGGCAAGGGTCAGGGTCTCATCTGCTCGGAGCCTTCGGTGGTGGCGGTGACCGAGGACCGGAACGGTCGCGGTCAGAAGGTCCTCGCGGTCGGCCACGCCGCGAAGGAGATGCTCGGTCGCACGCCGGGCTCGATCCAGGCGATCCGCCCGATCAAGGACGGCGTGATCGCGGACTTCGAGATCACCGAGGCGATGCTCCGCTACTTCATCCAGCGCGCGCACAACCGCGCGAAGCTCGTCCGTCCCCGGATCGTGATCTGCGTCCCGCCGTGCATCACGAGCGTCGAGAAGCGCGCCGTGCGCGAGAGCGCACTGTCCGCGGGCGCGCGCGAAGTGTTCCTCATCGAGGAGCCGATGGCGGCGGCGATCGGCGCCGGACTCGACGTGACCGCGCCGACGGGCAACATGGTCGTGGACATCGGCGGCGGTACGACGGACGTCGCCGTCATCTCGCTCTCGGGCATCGTGACGTCGCGCTCCATCCGGACCGGCGGCGACAAGATGGACGAGGCGATCATCAACTACGTCAAGCGCAAGTACAACATGCTGATCGGCGAGCGCACCGCGGAAGAGGTCAAGATGACGATCGGCACCGCGGCCGCGCACACGAAGACCGCGACGATGGAGCTCAAGGGCCGCGACCTCGTCGCAGGGATCCCGAAGGTCGTCGTGACGACCAGCGACGAGATCCGCGAGGCGCTCGTCGAGCCGATCCACGCCATCGTCGAGACCGTGCACCTGACGCTCGAGCGCACGCCGCCCGAGCTCGCGGCCGACATCGTCGACCGCGGGATCATGCTCGTCGGAGGCGGCTCGCTGCTCCGCGACCTCGACCACGTGCTGCGCCAGGAGACGAAGCTCCCGATCCTCCGCAGCGAGGATCCGTACACCGCCGTCGTCCACGGCGCCGGGCAGGCGCTCGACGACCTCACGCTGCTCCGCGAGGTCGCGATCCAGTAG
- a CDS encoding Rieske 2Fe-2S domain-containing protein, with protein sequence MTASASTHSSRFPYPIPFGWFGIARIDELPSEPVTRLAYFGRELVLWRDGDDVRLVDARCPHLGAHLGVGGTVRDGQLVCPFHGWSFGPDGANTCVPYADRPHPNARLRVYPTVVRNRLLLAWYHPDPAVAPTFDVPDALGDDAVECGRLDFTVATAWQEIAENSVDMAHFKFVHGLERIGQVGELTLDGPFRKVASRQQYNSARGPIDGALESNSFGPGVGITHFDLVSRVTQVSAMTAIDADHVHARFTFYHAGDELSAKVGKSFAEEVRRQFQQDIPIWESKFAMPRPALAPSEQPIATFRKWASQFYVAES encoded by the coding sequence ATGACCGCGTCCGCGTCGACGCACTCCTCGCGATTCCCCTACCCGATTCCGTTCGGCTGGTTCGGCATCGCGCGCATCGACGAGCTGCCCTCGGAGCCGGTCACGCGGCTCGCGTACTTCGGGCGGGAGCTCGTGCTGTGGCGCGACGGCGACGACGTCCGGCTCGTCGACGCGCGCTGTCCACATCTCGGCGCGCACCTCGGCGTGGGAGGAACCGTGCGCGACGGCCAGCTCGTGTGTCCGTTCCACGGCTGGTCGTTCGGGCCCGACGGCGCGAACACCTGCGTTCCCTACGCAGACCGGCCCCACCCGAACGCGAGGCTGCGCGTCTACCCGACGGTCGTGCGCAATCGGCTGCTGCTCGCCTGGTATCACCCCGACCCGGCGGTCGCGCCGACGTTCGACGTGCCGGATGCACTCGGAGACGACGCCGTCGAATGCGGCAGGCTCGACTTCACGGTCGCGACCGCGTGGCAGGAGATCGCGGAGAACTCGGTCGACATGGCGCACTTCAAGTTCGTGCACGGACTCGAGCGCATCGGGCAGGTCGGCGAGCTCACGCTCGACGGCCCGTTCCGGAAGGTGGCGAGCCGCCAGCAGTACAACTCGGCGCGCGGGCCGATCGACGGAGCACTCGAGTCGAACAGCTTCGGGCCCGGCGTCGGAATCACGCACTTCGATCTCGTGAGCCGCGTGACCCAGGTGTCGGCGATGACGGCGATCGACGCGGACCACGTCCACGCGCGCTTCACGTTCTACCACGCAGGGGACGAGCTCTCCGCCAAGGTCGGGAAGAGCTTCGCCGAGGAGGTGCGGCGCCAGTTCCAGCAGGACATCCCGATCTGGGAGTCGAAGTTCGCGATGCCGCGCCCGGCGCTCGCGCCGAGCGAGCAGCCGATCGCGACGTTCCGCAAGTGGGCGTCGCAGTTCTACGTCGCGGAGAGCTGA